A stretch of Miscanthus floridulus cultivar M001 chromosome 13, ASM1932011v1, whole genome shotgun sequence DNA encodes these proteins:
- the LOC136500184 gene encoding uncharacterized protein — MSTSEEVSLKLLLLDGSNYTSWSASVLDVFRTMGPQIEQIIDVSISPPHDDLIYLSREEVKCLQLNAQATNVLFSALSEDVLDVVIFGDDEPLGDAHIIWTTLKKIYGNSKCEESNLSLEKPLEECSTSSTNDEPQVILSKGLFDHATSTSSPTYDLLDGNEIVGENNIFKCGTSTFFSSCETNILKEEETCDRWKPNDESTLPRSSTLYTTSHIGLIAKKEKKVNVVVQPATQTAIVPHPKGGSATPRQNRKVSKAIKVQRQSKKTLITCFKCKKEGHHVRDCPLKKEEKGVSKIQEKKKMAHVKFSNMGHNASMCSNKVNDQATLPKNKIRRSKRKCYGCHEKRHEIGSCPNKKSEGLSSSTKRFISKVASKVQEEKARKNKNRLCYTCREKGHLSKDCPMGNTSKFNLSIDLNMLRRPKNDTCARKVIGSPCASTQAIWVPKSLVTNHNGPNIVWISNCA; from the exons ATGTCAACAAGTGAGGAGGTATCTCTAAAACTTTTACTtttagatggctcaaattatacatcttggtctgctagtgtgcttgatgtttttaggaccatgggtcctcaaatagagcagattatagatgtgagcatttcacctcctcatgatgatttgatctacttatctagagaggaagtgaaatgcttacaactcaatgctcaagctactaatgtcttatttagtgctttgagtgaagatgtacttgatgttgtcatatttggagatgatgaaccacttggtgatgctcatatcatttggaccacGCTCAAGAAAATATATGGCAACTCCAAATGTGAAGAGAGCAACCTCTCATTGGAAAAACCACTTGAGgaatgctcaacttcatcgacaaatgatgagcctcaagtgattctctcaaaaggcctatttgatcatgccacatccacttcctcgccaacatatgacttattggatggtaatgaaatagttggtgagaacaatatttttaaatgtggtacttctactttctttagttcttgtgagactaacattttgaaggaagaagaaACTTGTGATCGGTGGAagccaaatgatgaatccaccttaccaagaagctcaactctctatACCACTTCACATATCGGTCTCatagcaaagaaagagaagaaagtg AATGTAGTAGTTCAGCCAGCTACACAGACAGCGATAGTGCCACACcccaagggcggcagtgccacacctagACAGAACAGGAAAGTTTCCAAGGCCATCAAGGTGCAACGTCAATCAAagaagactctcatcacttgcttcaagtgcaagaaagAAGGTCACCATGTCAGAGATTGCCCcctgaagaaagaagagaagggcgtgagcaagatccaagagaagaagaagatggctcatgtcaagttctccaacatgggacacaatgcttctatgtgttccaacaaggtcaatgatcaagccacacttccaaagaacaagataagaagaagcaagaggaagtgttatggttGTCATGAGAAGAGACATGAAATTGGCTCATGTCCTAATAAGAAAAGTGAAGGCTTGTCATCATCAACAAAGAGGTTCATTAGCAAGGTAGCAAGCAAAGTGCAAGAAGAGAAGGCTAGAAAGAACAAGAACCGTCTATGCTACACTTGCAGAGAAAAGGGACATTTAAGTAAGGATTGTCCCATGGGTAACACTTCTAAGTTCAACTTGtcaattgatttaaatatgcttaggagacccaaaaatgacacttgtgctagaaaggtgattggttcaccatgtgctagcacacaggccatttgggtgcctaagtctcttgtgactaaccataatggacccaacatagtttggatatcaaattgtgcttag
- the LOC136501012 gene encoding spindle pole body component 110-like: MGISRPLAAVLAVALALLIAVAGATAEEPVVAADSVAGAVEALRAEEAAEATALRAELGQLRAKISALESDIAERSQVLKNKDDAIANLEKAIEEKSKAITSMQGEIASLQAKGSVAAEEQANKANAKAVELEKQIDKLKKDIEAQSSQKAALESRANDAEKKVEELNEKLNTIQKKSDEQKRKIKKTERALKVAEEELMRLQLEATAKAKQLTEVHGAWLPPWLAAQYAHYVEVLSGHWNEHGKPAVHNVLHKASEKSAQAKKWAEPHIETAKMKWIPVKEKLVVLKKNAEPYVQKVSTRSVEFYESSRDAVTPHVVKVKEFTHPYYQEVKKFSKPYIDQIAEITKPHVEKVRTTLKPYTKRAVHAYGSFLESATTYHRQAQASIMDYLHQHDITKSFATKELVWFLASALLALPVFIIYRLLVETFCTKKNKRPRGGNGNHGHKRHKRRHADK; encoded by the exons ATGGGGATCTCGAGGCCCCTAGCGGCGGTTCTGGCGGTCGCGCTGGCGCTGCTGATCGCCGTTGCTGGTGCGACCGCCGAGGagccggtggtggcggcggacTCGGTGGCCGGCGCGGTGGAGGCGCTCAGGGCGGAGGAGGCTGCGGAGGCCACGGCGCTCAGGGCCGAGCTGGGGCAGCTCCGCGCGAAGATCTCCGCCTTAG AGTCAGACATAGCAGAGCGATCTCAGGTACTGAAGAATAAGGACGATGCCATTGCGAACCTGGAGAAAGCCATTGAGGAGAAGTCAAAGGCTATTACCTCTATGCAGGGCGAGATTGCTTCTCTCCAG GCAAAAGGGTCTGTAGCTGCTGAGGAGCAGGCTAACAAGGCCAATGCCAAGGCTGTTGAGCTTGAGAAGCAG ATTGACAAGCTCAAAAAGGACATTGAAGCACAAAGTAGCCAGAAAGCAGCACTAGAATCTAGGGCCAACGATGCAGAGAAGAAGGTGGAAGAGCTGAATGAAAAGCTTAATACA atccaaaagaaaagtgatgagcAAAAACGCAAAATCAAGAAGACAGAACGTGCTCTTAAAGTTGCCGAG GAGGAATTGATGAGGTTGCAGTTAGAAGCAACTGCTAAGGCAAAACAGTTGACAGAG GTTCATGGAGCATGGCTGCCACCTTGGTTAGCGGCACAGTATGCTCACTATGTG GAGGTTTTATCAGGCCACTGGAATGAACATGGAAAACCTGCTGTGCATAATGTTCTGCATAAG GCTTCAGAAAAATCAGCTCAGGCAAAGAAATGGGCTGAACCTCATATTGAGACTGCTAAGATG AAATGGATTCCTGTCAAGGAAAAATTGGTTGTCCTGAAGAAAAATGCAGAACCTTATGTACAGAAGGTATCGACAAGATCAGTGGAGTTCTATGAGTCATCAAGAGATGCTGTGACACCTCATGTTGTCAAAGTTAAAGAGTTCACTCATCCCTACTACCAG GAAGTCAAGAAGTTTTCTAAGCCTTACATTGATCAAATTGCTGAGATCACTAAGCCACATGTTGAGAAAGTTAGAACTACTCTGAAGCCATACACTAAGAGAGCAGTTCATGCATATGGGTCATTTCTTGAGTCAGCAACCACATACCATCGACAG GCTCAAGCAAGCATCATGGACTACCTTCACCAGCATGACATAACAAAATCATTTGCAACGAAGGAGTTAGTTTGGTTcctg GCTTCTGCTTTGCTAGCTCTGCCTGTCTTCATTATATATAGGCTTCTAGTAGAGACCTTCTG CACCAAAAAGAATAAAAGGCCTCGTGGTGGTAACGGTAACCATGGCCACAAGAGACACAAGCGGCGACACGCTGACAAGTAG